The following proteins are encoded in a genomic region of Oncorhynchus keta strain PuntledgeMale-10-30-2019 chromosome 35, Oket_V2, whole genome shotgun sequence:
- the LOC118368920 gene encoding kelch-like protein 33 — protein sequence MALSGPCFQRGLEALWRQDEEFRGDKHNIDRDGEECAGEVKEKDCGDQVNTEEEDKDDEAFRREENSQIHLKRETTEEEEDELQEVKKEWTAVGGQKGGIEDVDSIRVYSRDSYTREMFQTLQQLRDSSLLTDLTLSTEDGQRLHAHSPVLAAVSTLVHQRLQERDEENERRDVDMYIQTEISISLGPEVGLVGLAGVLEFAYTGALAVLNRHTLAQIQAAATTLGVPRVLQLCSEEEEKMKKGVETRAEEKKISAEKQMKVSLQSIRQLWTKRVGCDVELEVGGASFHVHRVLLSASSDYFRGMFTSGMKESQQACVALPFLEASELEALIGYSYSGSLPLSWGCVFEITCIAFQLQFQPALLLCLDFLKQEMDAHSCLDVASFAEAYGITELLEEANDFVLRHFQNVAATPKFQDLPVKKLRKYLKSNSLFVPSELVVFKAVVVWIEACPSKRLKLTKELMKNVHFPLMTFKEFGEVKTAKLWTECNIKSLYQTMLEDFRSHHVASETLCRVYLPKDSLVLVGGDQISADFIRRTPSRELWFGNSLRNYTGVVKTVEWRLLGEMPNPPRLSHELAVVAGKLYVLGGQSYKGMLGVLNSVYRYDPLQNRWERLANLQEKRCHFSVVVLDEMIYAIGGYIDPETNLDSVECYCPNTDSWSFAKPLDMTLSCHASTLLDGEVFISGGFDCKYHCLVSMFLYHPERGTTYLAEMSQPRAHHCMETLNNHLYVAGGVTVDENMMSIDQLACEVYDPVSDSWSTLTPLAVSHVGAASVVLEGMLYVLGGYCQEDYRETRLVHRYDPTIQLWENIGEIPGPNTDIRACLLHLPKHLRQ from the exons ATGGCTTTATCTGGACCATGCTTCCAGAGGGGTTTGGAGGCTCTATGGAGGCAAGATGAAGAATTTAGGGGGGATAAGCACAATATAGATCGAGATGGAGAAGAGTGTGCAGGAGAAGTGAAAGAAAAGGATTGTGGGGATCAGGTGAACACAGAAGAAGAAGATAAAGATGATGAAGCATTTAGAAGGGAGGAAAACAGTCAAATACATCTAAAGAGGGAGACaactgaagaagaggaggatgagcttCAAGAAGTGAAAAAAGAGTGGACAGCTGTTGGGGGGCAGAAAGGTGGAATAGAGGATGTGGATTCAATAAGGGTATATAGCAGAGACTCCTATACAAGAGAAATGTTCCAAACCCTGCAGCAGCTCAGggactcctctctcctcactgacCTGACTCTGAGCACTGAGGATGGGCAGCGTCTTCACGCACACTCCCCTGTCCTGGCTGCTGTGAGCACCCTTGTCCACCAGAGACTgcaagagagggatgaggagaacgagaggagagatgTTGACATGTATATACAGACAGAGATATCCATCAGTCTGGGTCCTGaggtggggcttgtggggctggcAGGGGTGCTGGAGTTTGCATACACTGGGGCCTTAGCAGTTCTGAACAGACACACGCTGGCCCAGATACAGGCTGCAGCTACAACACTAGGGGTCCCCAGAGTTCTACAACTCTgcagtgaagaggaggagaagatgaagaaGGGAGTAGAGACGAGGGCAGAAGAGAAGAAGATCTCTGCTGAAAAACAGATGAAGGTCAGTCTTCAGTCCATCAGACAATTGTGGACAAAGAGAGTGGGCTGTGATGTAGAGCTGGAGGTTGGTGGGGCATCATTTCATG TCCACAGAGTGCTCTTGTCTGCCAGTAGTGACTACTTCAGGGGAATGTTCACCAGCGGGATGAAGGAATCCCAGCAGGCCTGTGTGGCTCTTCCCTTCCTGGAGGCCTCAGAGCTGGAGGCCCTGATTGGCTACTCCTACAGCGGGTCCCTCCCCCTCAGCTGGGGGTGTGTCTTTGAGATCACCTGCATTGCCTTCCAGCTCCAGTTCCAGCCCGCCCTCTTGCTGTGCCTCGACTTCCTGAAACAAGAAATGGACGCCCACTCCTGCCTGGATGTGGCGTCTTTCGCTGAGGCTTATGGCATAACGGAACTCCTTGAAGAGGCCAACGACTTTGTCCTGAGACACTTCCAAAATGTGGCAGCCACGCCTAAATTCCAGGACCTGCCAGTCAAGAAGCTTAGAAAATACCTGAAAAGCAACTCCCTCTTTGTGCCCTCTGAGCTTGTGGTCTTCAAGGCAGTGGTGGTCTGGATCGAGGCCTGTCCCAGCAAAAGGCTTAAACTCACCAAAGAGCTGATGAAGAACGTCCACTTTCCTCTCATGACATTCAAGGAGTTCGGTGAAGTTAAAACCGCAAAACTGTGGACTGAATGCAACATAAAAAGTCTCTATCAGACTATGCTGGAGGACTTTCGCTCTCATCACGTTGCATCTGAGACCCTGTGCAGGGTCTACCTACCAAAGGACAGCCTAGTCTTGGTGGGTGGAGACCAGATCTCTGCCGACTTTATCCGGCGAACCCCTAGTCGAGAACTGTGGTTTGGGAACTCTCTGAGGAACTACACAGGCGTTGTGAAGACAGTTGAGTGGAGGTTGCTGGGAGAGATGCCAAATCCACCAAGGTTAAGTCACGAGTTGGCTGTTGTCGCAGGGAAGTTGTACGTGCTCGGGGGACAGAGTTATAAAGGCATGCTTGGCGTTCTAAACTCGGTCTACAG ATATGATCCGCTTCAGAACCGCTGGGAGAGATTGGCCAACTTGCAGGAGAAAAGGTGTCATTTTTCTGTGGTTGTTCTGGATGAgatgatatatgccattggaggGTACATTGATCCAGAAACGAACCTGGATAGTGTGGAGTGCTACTGTCCAAATACAGATTCCTGGAG CTTTGCCAAACCCTTGGATATGACCTTGAGTTGCCATGCTTCCACACTGTTGGATGGAGAGGTCTTCATCTCAGGGGGGTTCGACTGCAAGTACCACTGTCTGGTGTCCATGTTCCTGTACCACCCTGAGAGAGGAACTACATACCTGGCAGAGATGAGCCAACCTCGAGCCCATCACTGCATGGAGACTTTAAACAACCATCTTTATGTGGCCGGAGGAGTCACTGTTGATGAAAACATGATGTCTATTGACCAGCTGGCCTGTGAGGTCTACGACCCTGTTAGTGACTCCTGGAGCACCCTCACGCCCCTGGCCGTCTCCCATGTTGGAGCAGCCTCTGTGGTTCTGGAGGGGATGCTCTATGTGCTGGGAGGATACTGCCAAGAGGACTACAGGGAGACCAGACTGGTGCATCGCTATGATCCCACCATCCAACTATGGGAGAATATCGGCGAGATACCCGGACCTAACACTGACATAAGAGCCTGTTTGCTCCACCTGCCCAAACACTTGAGACAATGA